Proteins encoded together in one Jaculus jaculus isolate mJacJac1 chromosome 7, mJacJac1.mat.Y.cur, whole genome shotgun sequence window:
- the LOC123462363 gene encoding S-phase kinase-associated protein 1-like, whose translation MPSIKLQSSDGEIFEVDVEIAKQSVTIKTVMEDLGMDDEGEDDPVPLPNANAAILKKVIQWCTHHKEDPPPPEDDENKEKWTDDIPVRDQEFLKVDQGILFELMLAANYLDIKGLLDVTCKTVANMIKGKTPEEISKTFNFKNDFTEEEEA comes from the exons ATGCCTTCAATTAAGTTGCAAAGTTCTGATGGAGAGATATTTGAAGTTGATGTAGAAATTGCCAAGCAGTCTGTGACCATCAAAACCGTGATGGAAGATTTGggaatggatgatgaaggagaggATGACCCAGTTCCCCTACCAAATGCTAATGCAGCAATACTAAAAAAGGTCATTCAGTGGTGCACCCACCATAAGGAAGACCCTCCTCCTCCTGAGGATGACGAGAACAAAGAGAAGTGGACGGATGACATCCCTGTGCGGGACCAAGAATTCCTGAAAGTTGACCAAGGAATACTTTTTGAACTTATGCTGGCTGCAAACTACTTAGACATCAAGGGTTTGCTGGACGTTACATGCAAGACTGTTGCCAATATGATTAAGGGGAAGACTCCTGAGGAGATCAGCAAAAccttcaattttaaaaatgattttaccg AAGAGGAAGAGGCCTAG